The window TTCCTGTTCATGGCCCCGCACGCGGTGACCGGCGCGCACGACGACGTGGCCATGCCACCGGACACCGAGCGGCTCGACTACGAGCTGGAGATCGCCGCGATCATCTGCCGCGACGTCCGCAACGTGACCCCCGAACAGGCCCGCGCCGCGATCGGCGGCTACTGCGTGATGAACGACTGGTCGGCCCGCGACGTGCAGGGCCGGGAGATGAAACTCGGCCTCGGCCCGTCCAAAGGCAAGGACTTCGCGACCACGATCGGCCCGTGGGTGGTGACCGCCGACGAACTCGACGACTGCCGCGACCCCGACGGATTCCTCGACCTGGCCATGACGGTACGGGTCAACGGCGTCGAGACCGGCGCCGACCGCAGCAGCCACATGGGCTGGTCGTTCGAGCACCTGGTCTCCTACGCCTCCCGTGCCTCCTGGGTGAAAGCCGGTGAGGTGCTCGCCTCCGGCACCTGCGCGTCGGGGGCACTCGCCGAGGCGTGGGGCCGCACCGGCACCCTCACCCCGCCGCCACTGCAGATCGGTGACGTGGTCGAGATGACCATCGAACGCCTCGGCACGGTCCGTAACCGCATCGTCGAGAACACCGAGCAGGTGCCGCCGATCGTGCCGGCCCGTCGTCGCGTACCGCAGGGGGTCTGAGAATGATCGTCACCCGCAACCCGGCGACCGGCGCTGAGCTGCACCGATATCCCACCCACGACGACGATGCGATCTCGCACATCGTCGCCGAGACGGCCGCCGCCGCCCGCGACTGGGCCGCGGTCGGCCTCGACGAGCGGCTGGCCCTGCTGCGGGCGGTGGGCAAGCTGCTCACCGAACGCCGCGACGAGTACGCCACCCTGATCACCGCCGAGATGGGCAAACCGGTCGCCGAAGCCCTCGCCGAGATCGACAAGTGCGCCTGGAACTGCCGGGTCGTCGCCGACCTGGCACCCGA of the Actinoplanes sichuanensis genome contains:
- a CDS encoding fumarylacetoacetate hydrolase family protein: MRLASFLPADQPADAGTRRTGLVVGERNDWWLHPFPDGTDLVGLLAADPADREAAADAAAQGDGLRPDQVVLLPPVYPVAMRDFLTFEAHVEGVGKGMQGHASVPLEWYAAPSFLFMAPHAVTGAHDDVAMPPDTERLDYELEIAAIICRDVRNVTPEQARAAIGGYCVMNDWSARDVQGREMKLGLGPSKGKDFATTIGPWVVTADELDDCRDPDGFLDLAMTVRVNGVETGADRSSHMGWSFEHLVSYASRASWVKAGEVLASGTCASGALAEAWGRTGTLTPPPLQIGDVVEMTIERLGTVRNRIVENTEQVPPIVPARRRVPQGV